AAGACTCGATTTCCTTTATTTTGGGGAACCGTAGACTTGATAAAGATAGTAATCGTGTATACACAGGTTGCTCCGAAGCCCAATACTTTCTTGCCATTTGGGAATGGAGTTCACGCTTGCCCCGGCAATGAGCTGGCGAAACTTGAAATGCTCATTCTGATCCATCATCTTGTGACCAAATACAGGTTATAGCACGCTCAAAGATTGTACTGCTGTCTTCATCATCACCAACTGGTACTGATAGCTTGGGGTGCATGGTGATGCAGGTGGGAGATTGTGGGACACCAAGGTGAGGTGGAGTACTGCCCTTTCCCGGTGCCCAAGCAAGGACTTCCGGCCAAGCTGTGGAGAGTCGCCGGCGGCAGCGAAGAAGCAGGACAAGGACGTCCGCCTGCATGAGCGAGAAAACCTGATGCTACTCCATTTTAACCTATCCTGTATAATGAATGATCCCTGAGGGCTTCTCCCCCGGAAGAAGAGAGAGGGGTCGACTCTCCTCTGTTCCCCCCCTAATTTTTGTTCTCCAATTGTGTTGATCCTTCCAACATATATTTTAATTCAATGAAATGGAGTTCTTCTTTCTTAAAGTGGTGCGTCTGCGGTCCCTCAACGTGCATGTTTCCTTTTCCCACTCAGTCGCCGTTCCATGATCAGATGGCGAAGTATCATCATAACCTGTGACATCAGCCTCCACGCGACGGGGGACCCGCTGCCACATTCCATGTGCTCGGGGTCGCCATGTGTCGCGCCGCACGGTGCTCCAGGTGTGTGTCCTCGGCCGCCTCAGGTGGCCACACAAGTTGGAGGAGCCGAAAGGCTGCATGTGCCCCGAGGAACAGGACACGACGTGCTCGTCTCACACCGGACGTGTGGACGACGGTGCAGCGACGGTAGGATTCGGCAGTGGAGACGGGGATGTGGATGCCCCTTGTGCGGTTGTACCAACAAGTCCTCGGAACAGCCTAGCCGGGGTTCCCCCTCGTTGGGGGTCACACAAAAGAACCAGCACCGGCACCGGCACCGGCACCGGCCTGAGAAGTCTCTGGAGAGCTGAGGCATTTGATACTGACCCTTGCACAGCAATGTGGGCGCTGCAAGTCCCGTGTCATCTCAGCGTGCACTCAAATTAAGCATTCAAAGCTAGTTAGACGTTCTTTTGTTTTTCTCGATCGATCGGTCATGACCAAACATTGCGTGCAAGTTTGTTTATCCAAACATGACCAAACAAATTTAGGTTAGGTATCAAGTAATTTGACTTGTAGAGCTCCATTACTAGATACTTCGAAGTTCTTATCGAACTAATGAACTATATGAGCACCGTAGCATACTCAAATCACATCTTCCGCTAAATCGTCAGGTTGACATCATATCAAAATCTCTACCAGATCGTGTGTCGGATTTTGCCGCCTCGACGAGCCCACCCCTGCAGCTGCATCACTTTCGGGTCCTCAGGCCACAAAGCGACGACATTAGCGATCAGAGCTGTAACATCTTAGGATGATATCCACAGGATGAGTTTCGTATGGAAgacaaattttctgcagcattctAGGCATCGAGATTTCAACGCTCTAGTGATTTCACGAGGGATTAGGCTCGGCACCTTCCCACGCATTCGTCAACGTCGACAGGTGAATGTGGGGGGGCACTGTGCCGGTCTCTTCTGGAATCGAGAGGAGTCGTTGAAATTGAGTGGCATGGCAAATATAGTGTGCCGGAGGGAGACATACTTCCGGAAGTCATGTCCTTGCATAGAAAAATCGGTGAGTTGATGGAGACTTGTCGAGCACCATTCGAAGTCACTGCCATACGAGCAACGCCGACTTCACTTAGCACAGAGGCAAGGAAAGAACGCAATGCTCGTGGCATTATAACGTTGAGCAGCTTCCATACGGGACTCCTGTGAGCCATTTCATCGCCTACTTCTCAACATCATCGTTCGGTGACTCCTGGTGGATCGTACAAGCCGTCAAGGGGAAAGATCAATGGAGTAGACGTATCACTTGCTTCTAAGAGTGTCGACAGACTTGCATTCGTAGCTCGCAATAGATTCGGAGACTGATGTTGATGGTATGACGAAGCAGATAAAGAATTTAATGGATACTAAGGTGACAAATGAAAGCATGATTTAATTGTAAACGGATACAGAAGTTAAATGGCTTTAACGAGACAAGAAAATTTGGAAGGATTCATATATCAGCCGAGTCAAATGATGACGCATGACTATATCTACTCCTCTATTGAGATAATTCCACAGCTTCTAAGATCAGTATACTTTAGAAGACATTGACACCTCGATATCGATATCTCTCGATAGATTATGAGATGACTTGTGGAGTAAGTTTCTGACTTAAGCGTCGAAGAAATATCGTAGGAATACTCTCGATGTCTCTTATGATGTTCGATAAGTTTCTCGTCACTCTGCGTGGTAGATTCACCCTCAAATCAATCTATTCACTCTTTTGCATCTCTAGTTTATTTCATGGCATTATTGTTCTTTAAATAGTGATTAATTCAAAAGATTATTCTTTTAATAGCTGAAACAGAATTTAATATactaaaagtaaaataaatattgGATTTAATATAGAAAGTAACTATGATGATAATTTTattgaaacagaaaaaaaaatcatgtaattGTTGACTTGGAACACTTTAGGTGGGAGCCAAAGAGCCGATATCAAATGAATATTTGGGCAATTTCATTAGGGtgactgattgattgattgattgattatacTTCCTCAAAGCAGAAAAGGTAATCATCCTAATTACCTACGGAACACATTTTTAATTCATTTCACCGTGTTCCAAGTTCATATCAGTGGCAATGTGCAGTAATTTTGCTTGTATCATCACAATCAAGTCGCTTTCCACTCTGTTCTAAACACGTCCAAAGAAATTGACAAGTTGAGAGAGGGGGATTGAATCAAGAACAGAAGACGAGAAGAGATTATTCTCATTTATCTGGTTGTTTCGATTTGCTTCTGCCATAAAAACATACTGTTCTAATGGCGGAATCAGAAGAGACTAACGTTTTCTGTGACTGTGGAATATAACAGAGCATCTCCGCGTTACAAGAACTATTGAATCTCTCAGTTTCCACCGAGCTGCTCCTCCTCTTCGTCCTCTTCCCTCTCCCTGCGGACGGCGCCGAAGTGCTCCACAAGGATGTCCACCACCACCGGCACCAAGTCCTTGCACGGCACCGCCTTCTTGTGCAGGTCTCCCAGATGCGAGTCGCTCCCGATTCTCCCACCCAAGTAGATGTCCGCCCCCTCGCACACCTTCCCCTCCGCATCCCTGGTCATACACCCCATGAAGCCGATGTCGGCCACCTGCACCTGCCCGCAGGTGTTCGGGCAGCCGGTCCAGTGCATCCTCACCGCTCGCCCCAACGACACCCTCTTCTCCACCTCCTCCGTCACCTGCATCGCCCTCGCCTTCGTCTCGATGATGGCCTGCCCGCAGAACTGGTTCCCGGTGCATGCCACCAGCCCTTTCATCAGCAGGGGGGGCTCCGGGGAGAACCTCTCCTTCAGCAGCGGCTCGTCCAGCAGCGCTTCCACGCGCGCGTCGTCGACGTTGGGGATGATGACGTTCTGCTCCACGGTGAGGCGGAGCTCGCCGGAGCCGTACTCGTCGGCGAGGCGGGCGAGCTCGAACATGTCGGACGCCTGCACCCGGCCCACCGGGATGTGAAGGCCGACGAAGGAGAGGCCGGGCTGTTTCTGGGGGTGGACGCCGAGGTAATCCCTTCGTTCCCATTCCTTCTGCACCAGTTCCTCTGCGGATGCCCTCTCCAGCAGCTCCTGCGGCATCCTTCTCTCCACTTCCGATCTGAACGCTTCTATGCCCTGTCGCAATACCACAAACATCAACCACATGGAAGACCATATGCACATATAGATCTGGGAGCAGCAGAGATGAGGAAGAGAAGCTGACGAGTTCGTCGATAAGCCACATCATGCGAGTCTTCTGCCGGTTGCCTCTGGTACCGAGATCTCTGTAAGCCTCCAGGATGGCTTTGCAGACGGGGATGACGTCGTCGGAGGGGACCCAAGCGTCGAGCGGCACAGCCTCTGCGCATCTCTTGGGGCTAAAGAATCCGCCCACCAGCAGGTTGAAGCCAAATCTCCCGTCCTTCATGGCAGGCATGTAGGCGAGGTCATTGATGTGCGGGTGCTCGTAGAGATCATGCGAGCCCACGACGCACACGTTCCATTTTCTTGGCCTGCGCGGCACACAAACAAGCACACATGGATAGCTGTAGGCACCACGCCacaacagaggaagaagaagaggtggacTCACAAGTTGGTGACGGCGGGGTTGCCGCGGGAATTGGCGGTGACGAAGGCGGAGAGCAGGTTGGTGTAGGGGCGGGTGTCGACGATCTCGTGGGGGTCGATGCCGGCAAGGGGGTTTCCGACGGGGTTGCGCACATTGTCCATGCCGCTCTGGAGGCTGGTGAGGCCAACGCGGCCGAGGCCCTGCATAATGGCCGGCACGTCTGGGAGGGTGACGCCCCGGATCTGCCAGTTCTGCCGGGTGGTCACGTCGGCGCAGCCGTCCTCGCCGTAGCCCTCCACCACGCTCGCCAGGTACCGCGTCTGCTCGCTCGTGGTCACGCCGTTGGGCAGCTTCAGCCGCATCATGAACCGCCCGTCTGCTCCCACACCACACAGCCGCCGCCATTGTCAAAGTTACAGACGGTCAACGGCATCGAGACACAACTCATACTTATCGCAATTGAATTAACCGGACTGATCCAGAAGATGAATTCGGTGATGAATGTTCATTAACCTAATCCAAAGAACGACAGCACATCCGACAGACGACCTTCATGATTGACTCTACGCATTGGGCAACAGGCGCACACTAATATCTGACCCTTGGCAACCAGCGAGAGCCAAGCCGCAACTGGTCTTCCCCGTCTTTTATTTTGTTTGGATACGGCACAGCTAAACATCTAGCTAATCTTCAACCGATTCAATACTTTTCTTACCCATCGGAGGGTAGATTTACTGGGCGGCGGACAAATAATGGGTACGAAAATATCTGAATCCGGAAACCCAAATCTAAGTTGTCGCTGATAACGAGAGTTAACGCTGATATTATATACTAATTTCTACTGCATAGGAACGATTACTGCTACGGCACAACAACGGAGATCTGAGGGACTCACACTGGTGCTTGCGTCGGTGGAAGAGGCCGAGCCACTTGAGGCGGACGTCGATGTCGTCCTTGTGGACCTTGGTCGCGTCGATCTCCTCCATCGACTTGGCGGCCAGCTCGCGGATGCCGTCCTCCAGCACCAGGCTCATGGGCTCCTTCGCCAGCTTCACCTTCTCCTGCGGGTTGATCCCCTCCCGGTACTTCTCCTTCAGCACCCAGTAGCCGCCCTCCCTCTCCTCCACTCTCGGCTCCAACCTCTCCTCCGCCACCCCAGCCGTCGCGGCCTCAGTTGCAGGGATGACGGCCGCCGTGACCGTCAGCCTCCGCCTCGCGGATTCGCGCCGCGGGGAGGTCCGGGCAGGAGGAGCGAAGTGCTGCAGGGATGTGGAGGACGCCATTCACTACTGACTCGGTGGTTCGGACTTGTTCGGCCACACAAAAGGGCCGTGTTATAGCTGGATAGTGGGTTGGGATGCGACTCTTGGCTGTTTCAAAAGGCCAACTTCGCCTCCTGCACTCGAAAGTTTAAGGCGGTGCAGTCAGCGTACACCCGCGTATCCTTGTCGTTGCTTCGTTGGATGCTATGCAAAGCTCATTCTATTTAGCACCTTCAATGTTATATATGGAGGCATGCTTAATTTATTCTTGTGGTTGATGATGGGGGAAGGAAAAATAGCAACAAGGATCAGCGGTCGAGGTGAACCGAGAACGTCCATATCTTCTTGGGCCATTTGGAACTTCTAGTTTCGATGCAAGGGAGGGAGCCATTCCAACGGTGATTTGGAAATGGATTGTCAGTGGATCCGACCCGATAAGAGGCAGGTTTGGTAGCAGTCGAATCCGGGTGTTGGCCGCCCAATGTTTTTGTCCACTGGATAGTGCACAGAACGAGGATGGCTCCAGAGACTAATTAAAGGGCGAGGAGAACGCAGAGGTTGAGCGGCTCGAAGGGTGTATTAAGAGGCATCACCCGGTCACGTGCCTCATGCAACGCCGAGTTGTGTCATGGCCCCCACCACCGCCCCGGTTACGAAATGAGCCGGTAAGGGCGTATTGTCGTGCACCCAATCAACTTGATTCCGTTTGTGTTCGCGTGGCGTATTCTTTGCTACGACAATATCTGTGGACCAGATTGTGTCGTGTTATGAAGTGATACCAGTAATTTTTAGGGAAATAATTAATAACCAGGAAAAGAGACAtgagaggtcaccgatgtccgacGACCCTTTGGGCCTTTGCTGCTCTGCATGCATGGCAACACACAGCTCATCTTCCTCGGAACCCTTCGGTGGCACCTCGATAAGCCTAACGCCTCATCCTTGCTCTTCTGCGAACCCCTTCTTTCCTACTCGTCCCGCCTGCTTCTGCCCTCGTTAGGAGCCTGAAGCCGACTTGGCCTACGTCGACGTAGTCGGTGAGAGAACCAAGGAGCTCCTGGAAGCGGCACTTCGCTTGCGGTTGTCTTTCCTCAGCTTCTCCTTCTCGTTTGCTGGTTCCGGTAGCTGGTTCGAGGCTGTGCACCTCCGCGGAACTGGGCATGGAAGAATGCGAAAGCTGGGTGTTTGGCGTGCGCTCAACTTGCCGTCCGAAGTGAGACGAGATGTTATAGTCGGCGGCTTCCTCCGGCAGATCTTGCAAAGGACCTGCTTCTCCCCTCGCCGGACGTTTCCGTTAGTGACCTCCTACCAGTCGGGCACTACCTCGTGGAAGTCCTGCAAGCAAAGCAAACCAGAAGACCAAAAATTCTCAAAATGAGCCAATCTCTcagcaaatatatatatttgggcTATTTATGACAGCCCATATTCAACTGGGCTCTTTAGCTCACTCGTTCTTAATCTAATCTTAATTTATATTAGAGGGGATATAATAGttataaaaagagagaaaaatacaACAATAGTTTTTggcagccacgagattccaaagaaaatgaggagaacaagataaaaaagaaagagaaaggaaggGAAAAAGATAAGGACAACACAAaaagattgttctcaatcatctagtagtgcttTCATCTTAGATTAGATCATATCTATAATAAatttttactgtgattacttagaAAGAATTagagagaatttagatattgtacaCAGTGACGTTATctttgtatctcagttattctcttgtgattattgttagagttttgagcaagagattgagatttgtatattcattattattatagtaaattatctctagtttgtcccctggtttttacccttcacattgaaggagttttccacgtatatcttggtgttctatttgattatggttccatttaattccattATGTGTTATGGtctgctagtatttattcatatagaaaagtttatttctatttatatcccatcaacttatATCAGAGCAGGAttgtagtgatttaattttgtatttgaacatggaggccaataatatttctcgcatgattagtttaaatggaaacaattggatgatatagaaaccaagaatgagagatctcttgtattgtaaagatttgtatggacctttgtagggggatagtgcaaaacttacaactatgacagatgatgagtggaagaggttcgatcaaaaaacagttgggtttattcaATAATGACTTGATGATagtatctttcaccatgtttctactaaaagttctgcatattctctttggaaaaaattggaaggtctctatgaaagaaaaacaattggtaacaaagttttttttatcagaaaacttgtgaacctaaaatatagagaggatgCTTATATTCCTGAGCATTTGAATAAAATGAAGAGTATCACTAATCAGTTATcctttatgaaaatgtctcttgatgatgagttataggcattgttacttctcagttcattactagaaagttgggagacactggtggtttccctcagtaattctgcgctagatggtgttgtcaccatgagttaagtaacaagtagtttgtttaATGAGAtaatgagaagaaagaattcaacaacatcttagaatgattcacaagcacttatctcagagaacagaggaaggttaaAGTTTAGAAGCAGTTTATGCATGGGTAGAAGTAAGTCAAtattaagaaaagatattatttgctataactgtggtgacaaaggacattacaagaaccaatgtaagcaacctaagaaaagcaagaaaaaaggaaaagaagtggagtcaaagagtcaaaagataatatcacaactatagtgcagggtagtgattatttgattttatctcattctgatgatattttgtcttgtgtgtgtcaggatcttgagtgggtgattgacacatgtgcttcttatcatactacaTCACGGaggaagttttttgctacatacaggtctgaaaatttttgtgttatcaagatgggcaactatgacacaacaGACattattggcatgggtgatatccatttaaagaccaacattggctgcaagttggtacttaaggatgtgatgcATATGATTGACTTGAGgtttaatttaatttaagttggaaggctagatgacgaagactatgatagtagatttctcagagggcaatggaagctcagtaagggttcccatgttatagctagtggaaagaaatgtcacaccttataCAGGTTGCAGGCCAAAGATTGTGGTAAATAGTTAAATGCTACAGggaaagacttcagcatagagttgtggcatagccgactgagacacatgagcgagaaggagctgcaaactctttccaagagagagatatCGTCAGACCTTAGAGGTACACATCTGAACCCTtttattgattgtttggttggtaaacaacatagagtttcatttgctagtccagctatatctagaaaaatacatgccttagatcgtgtttatacatatgtatgtgatcctttgaggataaaaactcttagtggatctgttgatgttcctagtataagtggtgcactttattttgtcaattttatagatgatttttccaggaaagtttaggcctatgctttgaagaccaaagatcaggtgattaatgtcttcaaagagtttaatGCCAGGGTTGAAAAGGAGATAGAAagtcaattgaaatgcataagatcagataatagtggcgagtacacaggattatttaatgattattgtaggtcacataggatccaacatgagatgacagttcctgataCACTTTAGCATAATATAATTGCAGAGGGGATTAATCGCACCATTATGGAAAAGATTAGATGCATGctgtcacaggccaagctacccaaaaggttttgggatgagactttgaggactgcatttgatgtgatcaacttatcaccatatacagccttagatggtgatgttgtagagcatgtatggttagggaaaaACATTTCCTACaaacatttgagagtgtttggttgtcgtgcatttgtatatgttccaaacaatgagaggtccaagctggatggtaagactaaagaatgtatttttcttggttacttatatgatcagtttggttataggcttcGGGATCTAGAAAAACAGAAGGTGTTCAGAATCAAAGATGTGGTctcctttgaggatcaaacctttgaggatttaaagaagaagacacaaaccaatacttctgcagaaggagTAGTAGATTATGACttaattactcctccagtatattagggtgataggggagatgtgcaggaagattgtgtagagcctgatgttgatctacctataggacatgttgagcaagaagaagttaaaGAGCAACTTTCTacagaaccttagttgagaatatcttctagacaacgtcaaccttccagaagatactctacatatgagtttgtgatgcttactaatgcaaatgaaccagagagttactatgAAataattgaaagtgagcagaaaaagaagcagttgcagctttagaaaattcacacagatgacaacggagcagacatgttgacaaagatcttaccaaaagaaagataggagatatgttGACAACTGGTCAGCATGGTTTTATATTGAGGAGTCATAGTGTCGCCTCTctcatgggctgaagggggaggttgttgagcTGACAACTCATATTCAGCCCACAGATAACcccttcttaacctaaccctaatttatattcgGGGGagtgtggtggctataaaaagaggTAGAAAAAGGTAGCAACATGGCAGTTTTTGACAACCATAGGATTCCAAAGTaaagaacaagacagaaaaggaagagaaaaaatggaagaagacaaggataatACAGAAGACTGttatcaatcatctagcagtgctttcatctcatgttagatcagatTTATAGTAGATtcatactgtgattacttggggagaattagagaggatttagatattatgcacggtgacgtgatccttgtatcctagttattctcttgtgattgtagccaaggttttgggcaagagattgagatttgtatattcattattattatagtagattatctGTAGTTTGCCATGTAGTTTTTACTCTTCACGTTGAagaggttttccacgtatatattggtgttctatttgattatggttccatttaattccgttgtGTGTTATGACCTGCTACTATtttttcatatacaaaagtttatttctctttatatcc
This genomic stretch from Musa acuminata AAA Group cultivar baxijiao chromosome BXJ3-9, Cavendish_Baxijiao_AAA, whole genome shotgun sequence harbors:
- the LOC103997993 gene encoding ferredoxin--nitrite reductase, chloroplastic, which translates into the protein MASSTSLQHFAPPARTSPRRESARRRLTVTAAVIPATEAATAGVAEERLEPRVEEREGGYWVLKEKYREGINPQEKVKLAKEPMSLVLEDGIRELAAKSMEEIDATKVHKDDIDVRLKWLGLFHRRKHQYGRFMMRLKLPNGVTTSEQTRYLASVVEGYGEDGCADVTTRQNWQIRGVTLPDVPAIMQGLGRVGLTSLQSGMDNVRNPVGNPLAGIDPHEIVDTRPYTNLLSAFVTANSRGNPAVTNLPRKWNVCVVGSHDLYEHPHINDLAYMPAMKDGRFGFNLLVGGFFSPKRCAEAVPLDAWVPSDDVIPVCKAILEAYRDLGTRGNRQKTRMMWLIDELGIEAFRSEVERRMPQELLERASAEELVQKEWERRDYLGVHPQKQPGLSFVGLHIPVGRVQASDMFELARLADEYGSGELRLTVEQNVIIPNVDDARVEALLDEPLLKERFSPEPPLLMKGLVACTGNQFCGQAIIETKARAMQVTEEVEKRVSLGRAVRMHWTGCPNTCGQVQVADIGFMGCMTRDAEGKVCEGADIYLGGRIGSDSHLGDLHKKAVPCKDLVPVVVDILVEHFGAVRREREEDEEEEQLGGN